From Novipirellula artificiosorum, the proteins below share one genomic window:
- the pyk gene encoding pyruvate kinase, whose amino-acid sequence MSRPRIAEASTKIVATVGPACSSTEKLAELIEAGVDVFRINTAHGDRLQHETVVANIRAAGKQTGFDPAILLDLAGPKIRLGQLITDPLTCDIGETFSFIRGDASTTDHELTSTYAKLVDELSVGDRVMLADGMVSMKVENVTHYRADCCVTASGTVRSRQGINLPGVRLSVSAMRKTDVDNAIWGAQNGIDFISLSFVRKPEDVQSLKNLLVSYESQALVIAKIEKPEALEHLDAIVDVSDGIMVARGDLGVEIDVAETPVAQKRIISVCKQKMKPVIVATQMLESMHDSSRPTRAEASDVANAILDGADACMLSGETAIGHYPVQSVEMMNRIMICTEREMLKHPTPCHHPNTRVHAITTAVTDAATNIAESIDAKLIVIVTKSGDTAWVKSQSRSRVPTLGVSDSSATLRRMNLLWGIKPIRSDQFEHTTKFIDEICQWGRANMNLKAEDQVVLVTGTGVIKKAHNMLIVHTVE is encoded by the coding sequence ATGTCACGCCCTCGAATCGCGGAAGCGTCCACAAAAATCGTCGCCACGGTCGGTCCTGCATGTAGCAGCACCGAGAAACTGGCCGAATTGATCGAAGCCGGAGTGGATGTCTTTCGCATCAACACCGCTCATGGCGACCGCCTCCAGCATGAAACGGTCGTTGCCAACATCCGCGCAGCGGGCAAGCAAACCGGTTTCGACCCAGCCATCCTGCTTGATCTGGCAGGCCCGAAAATCCGACTCGGACAACTGATCACGGATCCCTTGACCTGTGACATCGGCGAGACGTTCTCCTTCATCCGAGGTGATGCCTCCACGACGGATCACGAACTCACCAGCACCTACGCCAAACTGGTTGACGAGCTGAGTGTCGGCGACCGTGTGATGTTAGCCGACGGCATGGTATCGATGAAGGTCGAAAACGTGACTCACTATCGAGCGGATTGCTGCGTGACCGCCAGCGGTACGGTGCGCAGCCGACAAGGCATCAACTTACCAGGAGTCAGGTTGTCTGTTTCCGCCATGCGCAAAACCGATGTGGACAACGCCATCTGGGGAGCTCAAAACGGAATCGATTTCATCAGTTTGTCGTTTGTGCGAAAACCGGAAGATGTTCAGAGCCTGAAAAATCTGTTGGTCAGTTACGAATCGCAGGCGTTGGTGATTGCCAAGATCGAAAAACCCGAAGCGCTCGAGCACCTTGATGCGATCGTCGACGTGTCCGATGGCATCATGGTCGCCCGAGGTGATTTGGGCGTCGAAATCGATGTGGCAGAAACCCCCGTCGCCCAGAAACGAATCATTTCGGTTTGCAAGCAAAAAATGAAACCGGTGATCGTGGCCACTCAAATGCTCGAGTCGATGCACGACAGCAGTCGGCCCACGCGAGCGGAGGCAAGTGACGTAGCCAACGCAATACTCGACGGTGCCGATGCTTGCATGCTGAGCGGTGAAACGGCCATTGGGCATTATCCGGTGCAATCGGTTGAAATGATGAATCGAATCATGATCTGCACCGAGCGGGAAATGCTGAAGCATCCTACCCCATGCCACCATCCCAACACACGTGTTCATGCCATCACCACGGCCGTCACCGATGCGGCGACCAATATCGCCGAGTCCATCGATGCGAAGCTGATCGTGATCGTGACCAAAAGTGGCGACACCGCATGGGTCAAGAGCCAAAGCCGCAGTCGCGTGCCGACCTTGGGAGTCAGCGATTCCTCGGCGACACTACGTCGCATGAATCTGTTGTGGGGCATCAAGCCGATCCGATCCGATCAGTTTGAGCATACGACAAAGTTCATTGATGAAATTTGCCAATGGGGGCGGGCAAACATGAATTTGAAGGCGGAGGATCAAGTCGTCTTGGTGACCGGCACTGGAGTGATCAAGAAAGCGCACAACATGCTGATTGTCCACACGGTGGAATGA
- the thpR gene encoding RNA 2',3'-cyclic phosphodiesterase translates to MQTIRSFIAVPLSLQVAANAARLVEKLSEPNDGIRWVPTDNLHLTLKFLGEVDNTEIPAVCDVIRSVTSSYEPFELDFAGVGGLPSLDRPRVLCVHVTDPTGALCDIVAKLEKKLAELRFKPEPRDYRPHLTLGRTKGGSRRASNEVVAKMSQYAEQKLGQMEVDAVELIASFLEKRGPSYQVMDTVELGTA, encoded by the coding sequence ATGCAAACCATACGTTCTTTCATCGCCGTCCCACTCTCTCTTCAAGTCGCAGCCAATGCAGCTCGGTTGGTTGAAAAATTGTCCGAGCCCAATGATGGTATCCGCTGGGTGCCAACCGACAACCTGCATTTGACGTTGAAATTTCTTGGGGAAGTGGATAACACCGAAATCCCGGCCGTCTGTGACGTGATTCGCTCGGTGACGTCAAGTTACGAGCCGTTTGAGTTAGATTTTGCTGGCGTGGGCGGACTGCCAAGTCTTGATCGACCACGAGTGCTTTGCGTCCATGTGACCGACCCCACCGGGGCACTTTGTGACATCGTTGCCAAGTTGGAAAAGAAGTTGGCCGAATTGCGGTTCAAGCCAGAACCGCGTGACTACCGACCTCATCTGACCCTGGGCCGAACCAAAGGCGGATCCCGGCGGGCCAGCAATGAGGTGGTCGCGAAGATGAGCCAGTATGCCGAACAGAAGCTCGGCCAAATGGAAGTCGACGCCGTCGAGTTAATCGCCAGCTTCCTCGAGAAGCGAGGGCCAAGCTATCAGGTGATGGATACGGTCGAGCTTGGGACAGCCTGA
- a CDS encoding SAM-dependent methyltransferase: MICADATEFVPDHPVDVVVCEMLHVGLLREKQAQVIAAFKRRYRQTHGTKLPVFIPEASILMAQPIYQSFDFSGYHAPLPLFQTPSLDQPRTTQFAALTPYATIHYNEPIPMQYNVDEPITVTRSGTINAIRFVTQNVLAINIQCKQAITWPNQCLVLPIASPFDAAANDRIRVKFEYYAGGSIEQLAATLRMCRSRVFL, from the coding sequence GTGATCTGCGCCGACGCAACCGAATTCGTTCCCGATCATCCCGTGGATGTGGTGGTCTGTGAGATGTTGCACGTTGGCTTGTTGCGGGAAAAGCAGGCACAAGTGATCGCAGCCTTCAAACGCCGTTACCGGCAAACGCATGGCACCAAGTTGCCCGTCTTCATTCCCGAAGCGTCGATTTTGATGGCCCAACCCATTTATCAATCCTTCGATTTTTCAGGCTACCATGCGCCGCTGCCCCTGTTCCAGACGCCCTCATTGGATCAGCCTCGGACGACGCAGTTTGCGGCCCTGACGCCCTACGCAACCATCCACTACAACGAGCCGATTCCGATGCAGTACAATGTCGATGAACCGATCACGGTGACTCGATCTGGCACCATCAACGCCATTCGTTTCGTGACGCAGAATGTTTTAGCGATCAACATACAATGCAAGCAAGCGATCACGTGGCCGAACCAGTGTCTGGTGTTGCCGATTGCGTCGCCGTTTGATGCCGCTGCCAATGATCGCATTCGAGTCAAGTTTGAGTATTACGCCGGCGGCAGCATCGAGCAATTGGCCGCGACGCTGCGGATGTGCCGCTCTCGAGTATTTTTGTAA
- a CDS encoding YheT family hydrolase: MRIDFKPPPFVPHRLYRGGHLQTLAAVVSDRAPVLMGRQHVVELPDGDAVVLHENGPPGWVDGDPAMLLVHGLCGCHAAPYMIRLASQFSAKGFRVFRLDMRGCGAAFDLSMQLTHAGRGGDLVCALDRIAELAPGSPLGVIAVSLGGNQLLRSLGRIGKGIDSRPDWFDRLVRVAAVSPPIDLLRCSENMQRRIMWPYNYYFVRQLLSRVPPRVRQRPDFQQQILKRRPRSLRELDDQLTAPLSGFATALDYYRESSAAVHAESNPVPTLILAAADDPVVPIDCFEASVRSWPVTTRVCISEQGGHVGFIDRNRDCWMDRVLADWFGLPSPTF; this comes from the coding sequence ATGAGGATCGATTTTAAACCGCCACCGTTTGTTCCACATCGTCTTTACCGAGGTGGGCACCTGCAAACGCTTGCGGCGGTGGTTTCGGACCGTGCACCCGTGTTGATGGGGCGGCAGCATGTCGTGGAACTACCCGATGGTGATGCTGTGGTCTTGCATGAGAATGGTCCCCCTGGCTGGGTGGACGGTGATCCGGCGATGTTGTTGGTCCATGGTTTGTGTGGATGCCATGCCGCACCCTACATGATTCGGTTGGCGTCTCAGTTTTCTGCAAAAGGCTTTCGTGTCTTTCGTCTTGATATGCGCGGATGCGGTGCTGCGTTCGACCTTTCCATGCAACTCACCCACGCCGGTCGGGGCGGTGATTTGGTTTGCGCCCTGGACCGAATTGCCGAGCTTGCTCCCGGCAGTCCGCTGGGCGTGATTGCGGTTTCCCTCGGTGGCAATCAACTCCTTCGCTCGCTTGGACGGATTGGCAAGGGCATCGATTCGCGTCCCGACTGGTTTGATCGACTGGTTCGAGTCGCCGCGGTATCGCCCCCCATCGATCTGCTTCGCTGCAGCGAGAATATGCAACGGCGGATCATGTGGCCCTACAACTACTACTTCGTTCGACAATTGTTGTCTCGGGTTCCACCGCGTGTAAGACAGCGTCCCGATTTTCAGCAACAAATTCTTAAGCGGCGACCGCGCTCCCTGCGCGAGCTTGATGATCAATTGACCGCTCCGCTCAGTGGGTTTGCAACGGCACTTGACTACTACCGTGAATCGAGCGCAGCCGTCCATGCCGAATCCAATCCCGTCCCCACGTTGATCCTCGCGGCCGCCGACGATCCCGTCGTTCCAATTGATTGCTTCGAAGCCTCGGTTCGAAGTTGGCCTGTAACAACAAGGGTTTGTATCTCCGAGCAGGGAGGCCACGTTGGATTCATCGACCGCAACCGAGACTGCTGGATGGACCGCGTGCTCGCCGATTGGTTCGGTTTGCCATCGCCTACTTTTTGA
- a CDS encoding SAM-dependent methyltransferase, protein MRTKPNNLDDSKISGGNGMQAEPSTRLRTDNASQTGDQVLGQYIPLLYHYNMLQDEERVGAFKAAIDLLVRPGMHVVELGGGTGILSSFAARRGAHVTCVERNSELVDCSRRLLDQNGLQEASHGDLRRRNRIRSRSSRGCGGL, encoded by the coding sequence ATGCGAACCAAACCGAACAATCTCGATGATTCAAAGATTTCAGGGGGAAACGGGATGCAGGCGGAGCCTTCGACTCGATTGCGAACAGATAACGCTAGCCAGACCGGCGACCAAGTGCTTGGTCAATACATCCCGCTGCTCTATCACTACAACATGCTCCAAGACGAGGAGCGTGTCGGTGCTTTCAAGGCGGCGATCGACTTGCTTGTCCGTCCTGGAATGCATGTCGTCGAACTTGGCGGAGGCACGGGAATTCTGTCCTCTTTCGCGGCGCGTCGCGGTGCACACGTCACCTGCGTCGAACGCAATTCGGAACTCGTCGATTGTTCCCGCCGTCTCCTTGATCAAAATGGCTTGCAGGAAGCAAGTCACGGTGATCTGCGCCGACGCAACCGAATTCGTTCCCGATCATCCCGTGGATGTGGTGGTCTGTGA